One region of Anaeromyxobacter paludicola genomic DNA includes:
- a CDS encoding ABC transporter permease encodes MNLFASIRTALRALGRNKLRSFLAMIGIVIAVAAVVATVALGQGARAKVADQMASLGANLLMVVPGSMMSHGAATGAGATQNLVLDDGRAVERELGRSVAAVAPVNRTGAQVVAGDQNWFTQVIGTTSAYLAVRQWPLAAGEPFGREEEAAGAKVCLLGQTVAEKLFGQLDPVGEQIRVKHVPCKVVGVLAPKGQGNWGQDQDDVVLMPWSTLVRRIQGTQSDVVGMLMITARSGGLLADAQREATALLRQRHHLAEAAENDFQIRNLTEMQNAANEQTATISLLLGSVALISLLVGAIGIANVMLVSVTERTREIGIRMAVGARGRDVLYQFLTEAVVLAVVGGLVGLGLGAVVARVMAAKAQWPTLLSPTVMAGTVVLAGLAGVAAGFYPALRASRLDPIEALRYE; translated from the coding sequence GTGAACCTCTTCGCCTCGATCCGGACGGCGCTCCGCGCCCTCGGCCGGAACAAGCTCCGCTCGTTCCTGGCGATGATCGGCATCGTCATCGCGGTCGCGGCGGTGGTGGCCACGGTGGCGCTCGGCCAGGGCGCCCGGGCCAAGGTGGCCGACCAGATGGCCTCCCTGGGGGCGAACCTCCTCATGGTGGTCCCGGGCTCGATGATGAGCCACGGCGCCGCCACCGGCGCGGGCGCGACCCAGAACCTGGTCCTGGACGACGGCCGGGCGGTCGAGCGCGAGCTCGGCCGCAGCGTGGCCGCGGTCGCCCCGGTGAACCGCACCGGCGCGCAGGTGGTGGCGGGCGATCAGAACTGGTTCACCCAGGTCATCGGCACCACCTCCGCCTACCTCGCGGTGCGGCAGTGGCCGCTCGCCGCGGGCGAGCCCTTCGGGCGCGAGGAGGAGGCGGCCGGCGCCAAGGTCTGCCTCCTCGGCCAGACCGTGGCGGAGAAGCTCTTCGGCCAGCTCGATCCGGTCGGCGAGCAGATCCGCGTGAAGCACGTGCCCTGCAAGGTGGTCGGGGTGCTCGCCCCGAAGGGCCAGGGGAACTGGGGCCAGGACCAGGACGACGTGGTCCTCATGCCCTGGAGCACGCTGGTGCGCCGCATCCAGGGCACGCAGTCGGACGTGGTCGGCATGCTCATGATCACCGCCCGCAGCGGGGGCCTGCTCGCGGACGCGCAGCGGGAGGCCACCGCGCTGCTGCGGCAGCGCCACCACCTCGCCGAGGCCGCCGAGAACGACTTCCAGATCCGCAACCTCACCGAGATGCAGAACGCCGCCAACGAGCAGACCGCCACCATCTCCCTCCTGCTCGGCTCGGTGGCGCTCATCTCGCTGCTCGTCGGCGCGATCGGCATCGCCAACGTGATGCTGGTGTCGGTGACCGAGCGCACCCGCGAGATCGGCATCCGGATGGCGGTGGGCGCCCGCGGGCGCGACGTGCTCTACCAGTTCCTCACCGAGGCGGTGGTGCTGGCGGTGGTGGGAGGCCTCGTGGGGCTCGGGCTCGGCGCCGTCGTCGCCAGGGTGATGGCGGCGAAGGCCCAGTGGCCCACCCTGCTCTCGCCGACGGTGATGGCGGGCACCGTCGTGCTCGCCGGGCTCGCCGGGGTGGCGGCCGGCTTCTACCCCGCGCTGCGGGCCTCGCGGCTGGATCCGATCGAGGCGCTGCGCTACGAGTGA
- a CDS encoding ABC transporter ATP-binding protein produces MNLSEQPVVRAEAIEKVYRMGDVTVPALRGVSLDVLPGEFVAVMGASGSGKSTFMNLVGCLDRPSAGRCLLDGEDVGKLPRDALARARGRAIGFVFQGFNLLPRTSAVENVELPMLYQGVPARERRARAADALARVGLGDRLDHTPAQLSGGQQQRVAVARALVNRPKLLLADEPTGNLDSATSVDVMRIFQELNDEGLTILLVTHEPDIAEHARRIVTFKDGRVLSDVPVARRRLAAGEARS; encoded by the coding sequence ATGAACCTCTCCGAACAGCCGGTGGTCCGCGCCGAGGCCATCGAGAAGGTCTACCGCATGGGCGACGTGACGGTCCCCGCCCTGCGCGGCGTCTCCCTCGACGTGCTCCCGGGCGAGTTCGTGGCGGTGATGGGCGCCTCGGGCTCGGGCAAGAGCACCTTCATGAACCTGGTCGGTTGCCTCGACCGCCCGAGCGCCGGGCGCTGCCTGCTCGACGGCGAGGACGTGGGCAAGCTCCCGCGCGACGCCCTCGCGCGGGCGCGGGGCCGGGCCATCGGCTTCGTCTTCCAGGGCTTCAACCTCTTGCCCCGTACGAGCGCCGTCGAGAACGTGGAGCTGCCGATGCTGTACCAGGGCGTGCCGGCCCGAGAGCGGCGCGCCCGGGCCGCCGACGCGCTCGCCCGCGTCGGCCTCGGCGACCGGCTCGACCACACCCCGGCGCAGCTCTCCGGCGGCCAGCAGCAGCGGGTGGCGGTGGCGCGCGCGCTCGTGAACCGCCCGAAGCTCCTGCTGGCCGACGAGCCGACCGGCAACCTCGACTCCGCGACCAGCGTGGACGTGATGCGGATCTTCCAGGAGCTCAACGACGAGGGGCTCACCATCCTGCTCGTGACGCACGAGCCGGACATCGCCGAGCACGCCCGGCGGATCGTCACCTTCAAGGACGGGCGCGTCCTCTCCGACGTGCCGGTGGCGCGGCGGAGGCTCGCGGCGGGCGAGGCGCGCTCGTGA
- a CDS encoding efflux RND transporter periplasmic adaptor subunit, with product MTPRRLLPALLLLTLASACRRAPATGYRTEPVSRGALAEVVSATGDVSAIVTVNVGSQVSGTISKLYVDFNSTVKKDQILAEIDPRLFQAALERANASLAAAQADVVSAQVALVAAERTFQRNRELLQRSLVAQADLDNAETARDAAAAQVQSSRAKVLQARADRDTAATNLALCHIRSPIDGVVISRSVDVGQTVAAAFQAPTLFLIANDLTRMQILANIDEADVGKVKEGLETRFTVDAYPGETFHGRIREVRQAPSTIQNVVTYAAVIDARNPERKLRQGMTAAVTVTTSRRADALRVPNAALRYRPAGEAGGGRGAPDASPGERRAPGAERGGARGQRPVSLASTPPAGGEAPPAGRPARVYRLQGGKPAPVDLLVGISDGHATEVVSGLAEGDQVIVGDSGGPSGQAPGGPRRGPF from the coding sequence ATGACCCCACGCCGGCTCCTCCCCGCCCTGCTCCTCCTCACGCTCGCCTCCGCCTGCCGCCGCGCCCCCGCGACCGGCTACCGGACCGAGCCGGTCTCCCGCGGCGCCCTCGCCGAGGTGGTCTCGGCCACCGGCGACGTCTCCGCCATCGTGACGGTGAACGTCGGCTCGCAGGTCTCGGGCACCATCTCGAAGCTCTACGTGGACTTCAACTCGACGGTGAAGAAGGACCAGATCCTCGCCGAGATCGACCCCCGCCTGTTCCAGGCCGCCCTCGAGCGCGCCAACGCCTCGCTCGCCGCCGCGCAGGCCGACGTCGTCTCGGCCCAGGTGGCGCTGGTCGCGGCGGAGCGCACGTTCCAGCGCAACCGGGAGCTCCTGCAGCGCAGCCTCGTGGCCCAGGCCGACCTCGACAACGCCGAGACGGCGCGCGACGCCGCGGCCGCCCAGGTCCAGTCGTCGCGGGCCAAGGTGCTGCAGGCCCGCGCCGACCGGGACACCGCCGCCACCAACCTCGCCCTCTGCCACATCCGCAGCCCCATCGACGGGGTCGTCATCTCGCGCAGCGTGGACGTGGGCCAGACCGTCGCGGCGGCGTTCCAGGCCCCCACCCTGTTCCTCATCGCCAACGACCTCACCCGGATGCAGATCCTCGCCAACATCGACGAGGCCGACGTGGGCAAGGTGAAGGAGGGGCTCGAGACCCGCTTCACCGTGGACGCCTACCCCGGGGAGACGTTCCACGGCCGGATCCGCGAGGTGAGGCAGGCGCCGAGCACCATCCAGAACGTGGTCACCTACGCCGCGGTGATCGACGCCCGCAACCCGGAGCGGAAGCTGCGCCAGGGCATGACCGCCGCGGTGACCGTCACCACCAGCCGGCGCGCCGACGCCCTCCGCGTGCCGAACGCGGCGCTGCGCTACCGCCCGGCGGGCGAGGCCGGCGGCGGGCGCGGCGCCCCGGACGCCTCCCCCGGCGAGCGGCGCGCGCCCGGCGCGGAGCGGGGCGGGGCGCGCGGCCAGCGCCCCGTGAGCCTCGCCTCGACCCCGCCGGCCGGCGGCGAGGCACCGCCCGCGGGCCGCCCGGCCCGGGTCTACCGGCTCCAGGGCGGGAAGCCCGCGCCGGTGGACCTCCTCGTCGGGATCTCCGACGGGCACGCCACCGAGGTGGTCTCGGGGCTGGCCGAGGGCGACCAGGTGATCGTCGGCGACTCCGGCGGCCCGAGCGGCCAGGCGCCGGGCGGCCCCCGCCGCGGCCCGTTCTAG
- a CDS encoding TlpA family protein disulfide reductase, with amino-acid sequence MTSWLKLLGLAAVVVIAAQVWTHRVAPTAPAGAAPALSLPTPDGRTVDLSAYRGKVVAVNFWATWCGPCRAEIPELAQVWREHKDGCFELLGVAEESGKPAQIASKAAEYGIPYPVLVDQDGAAGDRYRVTGYPNTFLIDAEGKVAKVFAGAIDREALERALRPLLPATCPRA; translated from the coding sequence ATGACAAGCTGGCTCAAGCTGCTCGGCCTCGCCGCGGTGGTGGTGATCGCGGCCCAGGTCTGGACCCACCGCGTCGCCCCCACCGCTCCCGCCGGCGCGGCGCCGGCCCTCTCGCTGCCCACCCCGGACGGCCGGACCGTGGACCTCTCCGCGTACCGGGGCAAGGTGGTCGCGGTGAACTTCTGGGCGACGTGGTGCGGCCCGTGCCGGGCCGAGATCCCGGAACTGGCCCAGGTCTGGCGCGAGCACAAGGACGGCTGCTTCGAGCTGCTCGGGGTGGCCGAGGAGTCGGGCAAGCCCGCGCAGATCGCCAGCAAGGCGGCCGAGTACGGCATCCCGTACCCGGTGCTGGTGGACCAGGACGGCGCGGCGGGCGATCGCTACCGGGTGACCGGGTACCCGAACACCTTCCTCATCGACGCCGAGGGGAAGGTGGCGAAGGTCTTCGCCGGCGCGATCGACCGGGAGGCGCTGGAGCGGGCGCTCCGGCCGCTGCTGCCGGCGACCTGCCCGCGGGCGTGA
- a CDS encoding DNA gyrase inhibitor YacG, with translation MGGVRCPICKSPAAPRGENRHYPFCSDRCRLVDLGKWLSEDYRIPGPRLGDEPPAGEPADDGDAE, from the coding sequence ATGGGCGGCGTGCGCTGCCCCATCTGCAAGAGCCCCGCGGCGCCGCGGGGCGAGAACCGCCACTACCCGTTCTGCTCCGACCGCTGCCGCCTCGTGGACCTCGGCAAGTGGCTCTCGGAGGACTACCGCATCCCCGGTCCCCGGCTCGGCGACGAGCCGCCCGCCGGCGAGCCGGCCGACGACGGCGACGCCGAGTGA
- a CDS encoding lysylphosphatidylglycerol synthase transmembrane domain-containing protein: MKRLLQAVAGLAISGGALWLTLRGKDLGAIWEAARAADYRWLVPYFAILVAIHFIRTVRWGILLEPVARIPFARLNAVSAVGFMALMILPFRLGEFARPYLVAERPRVRVSAALSSVVVERVADGLFTAMLLIFTLLAVPEGTPGLHVLRVAGVLVFLAFAALLVFLVVGYRNRALAVRIFHRLLDPVSPRLAERAAGMVDAFIHGLRLVPSKRKVALFFLLTFVYWAVNGVGVQVLARGFGFDLGFVQAYTVLGVLVVGVMIPAGPGMVGTFQAAIILSLSLFAPAEAVATRGNAYANVMWAAQLFQQVAFGLAFLFSRHIKLGQIFAAPQEMEEGLESEEAEYAAAERGGQGPRAGDARVR; encoded by the coding sequence ATGAAAAGGCTGTTGCAGGCGGTGGCGGGGCTCGCCATCTCGGGCGGCGCGCTCTGGCTGACGCTGCGCGGCAAGGACCTGGGCGCGATCTGGGAGGCGGCCCGCGCCGCCGACTACCGCTGGCTCGTCCCGTACTTCGCCATCCTCGTCGCCATCCACTTCATCCGGACGGTGCGCTGGGGCATCCTGCTCGAGCCGGTGGCACGGATCCCGTTCGCCCGGCTGAACGCGGTGTCCGCGGTGGGCTTCATGGCGCTCATGATCCTGCCGTTCCGGCTCGGCGAGTTCGCCCGGCCCTACCTCGTCGCCGAGCGGCCGCGGGTGCGCGTCTCGGCGGCGCTCTCGAGCGTGGTGGTGGAGCGGGTGGCGGACGGCCTCTTCACCGCCATGCTGCTCATCTTCACCCTGCTGGCCGTGCCCGAGGGCACCCCCGGGCTGCACGTGCTCCGCGTGGCCGGCGTGCTGGTGTTCCTGGCATTCGCGGCGCTGCTCGTCTTCCTCGTGGTCGGCTACCGGAACCGGGCGCTGGCGGTGCGGATCTTCCACCGGCTGCTCGACCCGGTGTCGCCGCGGCTCGCCGAGCGCGCCGCCGGCATGGTGGACGCCTTCATCCACGGGCTCCGGCTCGTCCCCAGCAAGCGGAAGGTCGCGCTCTTCTTCCTCCTCACCTTCGTCTACTGGGCGGTGAACGGGGTGGGGGTGCAGGTCCTCGCTCGCGGCTTCGGCTTCGACCTCGGCTTCGTCCAGGCCTACACCGTCCTCGGCGTGCTGGTGGTCGGGGTGATGATCCCCGCCGGCCCCGGGATGGTCGGGACCTTCCAGGCGGCCATCATCCTCTCGCTCTCGCTCTTCGCGCCCGCCGAGGCGGTCGCCACGCGCGGCAACGCCTACGCCAACGTGATGTGGGCGGCGCAGCTCTTCCAGCAGGTGGCCTTCGGCCTCGCCTTCCTCTTCTCGCGCCACATCAAGCTCGGCCAGATCTTCGCCGCCCCCCAGGAGATGGAGGAGGGGCTCGAGTCGGAGGAGGCGGAGTACGCCGCGGCCGAGCGGGGCGGCCAGGGGCCGCGCGCCGGCGATGCGCGCGTTCGTTGA
- a CDS encoding acyl-CoA mutase large subunit family protein → MSSSTKLQDPRGAARGVTPAAPERAGEPVYDREALARVLAEREAWTAGELAAALARMPRRKERFETDSGIPIPDVLDPASRREEDFRRDLGYPGRYPFTRGPQPTMYRGRLWTMRQFAGFGSPEDTNRRFKYLLQHGMTGLSTAFDMPALMGYDCDHPMSRGEVGKEGVAVSSLRDMEVLFDGIPLGEVTTSMTINASAVVALAMYVAVAERQGVPRERLGGTLQADMLKEYIAQKEWIVPPRPAVRIVCDMIEFCAREMPRWNPVSVSGYHIREAGATAVQELAFTLADGIEYVQQCVERGLAVDDFAPRLSFFFDVHNDFFEEVAKFRAARRIWARTMKERFGAKRKESLLLRTHAQTAGVSLTAQQPYNNVVRTALQAFAAVLGGTQSLHTNSLDETYALPTEEAVTIALRTQQIIGFESGADRVADPLAGSYYVEYLTDEVERRALEHIRRIDEMGGMIRAVEEGYPQREIAESAYRFQQEVERGERTIVGVNRFRTEGDEGSGIPTLRIDEAVARAQQERLAAVKRSRSPAGVAEALQRVERACREGGNVVPPVIEAVKAYATLGEVCDVFRKVFGTYREDGRF, encoded by the coding sequence ATGAGCTCGAGCACGAAGCTGCAGGATCCGCGGGGCGCGGCGCGGGGTGTCACCCCCGCCGCGCCGGAGCGAGCCGGGGAGCCGGTCTACGATCGGGAGGCGCTCGCGCGGGTGCTCGCCGAGCGCGAGGCCTGGACCGCGGGCGAGCTCGCCGCGGCGCTCGCCCGCATGCCGCGCCGGAAGGAGCGGTTCGAGACCGACTCGGGGATCCCCATCCCCGACGTCCTCGACCCGGCCAGCCGCCGCGAGGAGGACTTCCGCCGCGACCTCGGCTACCCCGGGCGGTACCCGTTCACCCGCGGCCCGCAGCCGACCATGTACCGCGGGCGGCTCTGGACGATGCGCCAGTTCGCCGGCTTCGGCTCGCCGGAGGACACCAACCGGCGTTTCAAGTACCTCCTCCAGCACGGGATGACCGGCCTCTCCACCGCCTTCGACATGCCGGCGCTCATGGGCTACGACTGCGACCACCCCATGAGCCGCGGCGAGGTGGGCAAGGAGGGCGTCGCCGTCTCCTCGCTGCGCGATATGGAGGTCCTCTTCGACGGCATCCCGCTCGGCGAGGTCACCACCTCCATGACCATCAACGCGAGCGCGGTGGTGGCGCTCGCGATGTACGTCGCGGTGGCGGAGCGGCAGGGCGTCCCGCGCGAGCGGCTGGGCGGCACGCTCCAGGCCGACATGCTGAAGGAGTACATCGCGCAGAAGGAGTGGATCGTCCCGCCGCGCCCGGCGGTCCGGATCGTCTGCGACATGATCGAGTTCTGCGCGAGGGAGATGCCCCGCTGGAACCCGGTCTCGGTGAGCGGCTACCACATCCGCGAGGCCGGGGCGACGGCGGTCCAGGAGCTGGCCTTCACCCTCGCGGACGGGATCGAGTACGTCCAGCAGTGCGTCGAGCGCGGCCTCGCCGTGGACGACTTCGCGCCGCGCCTCTCCTTCTTCTTCGACGTCCACAACGACTTCTTCGAGGAGGTGGCGAAGTTCCGGGCCGCGCGCCGGATCTGGGCGCGCACCATGAAGGAGCGGTTCGGGGCGAAGCGGAAGGAGTCCTTGCTCCTGCGCACCCACGCCCAGACCGCCGGCGTGTCCCTCACCGCCCAGCAGCCCTACAACAACGTGGTCCGCACCGCGCTGCAGGCCTTCGCCGCGGTGCTGGGCGGGACGCAGTCGCTCCACACCAACTCGCTCGACGAGACCTACGCGCTCCCGACCGAGGAGGCGGTGACCATCGCGCTGCGGACCCAGCAGATCATCGGGTTCGAGTCGGGCGCCGACCGGGTCGCCGATCCGCTCGCCGGGTCGTACTACGTCGAGTACCTCACCGACGAGGTGGAGCGGCGCGCCCTCGAGCACATCCGCCGGATCGACGAGATGGGCGGGATGATCCGCGCCGTCGAGGAGGGCTACCCGCAGCGCGAGATCGCCGAGAGCGCCTACCGGTTCCAGCAGGAGGTCGAGCGGGGGGAGCGGACCATCGTCGGCGTGAACCGCTTCCGGACCGAGGGGGACGAGGGCAGCGGCATCCCGACCCTCCGGATCGACGAGGCGGTGGCGCGGGCGCAGCAGGAGCGGCTCGCGGCGGTGAAGCGGTCGCGGAGCCCGGCGGGGGTGGCCGAGGCGCTGCAGCGCGTCGAGCGCGCCTGCCGGGAGGGCGGCAACGTCGTCCCGCCGGTGATCGAGGCGGTGAAGGCGTACGCCACGCTGGGCGAGGTCTGCGACGTGTTCCGCAAGGTCTTCGGAACGTATCGCGAGGACGGGCGGTTCTAG
- a CDS encoding cobalamin B12-binding domain-containing protein has product MTESQRPLRILVAKPGLDGHDRGAKIIARALRDAGFEVIYTGLHQTPEMIVAAALQEDVDAVGMSIMSGAHMTLFPAVTDLMKQKQMDDVVVFGGGIIPQDDVPRLKEHGIAEVFLPGTATQAVVDWIRAHVHPRAAAA; this is encoded by the coding sequence ATGACCGAGTCCCAGCGCCCGCTGCGCATCCTCGTCGCCAAGCCCGGCCTCGACGGCCACGATCGCGGCGCCAAGATCATCGCCCGCGCCCTCCGCGACGCCGGCTTCGAGGTCATCTACACCGGCCTGCACCAGACGCCGGAGATGATCGTCGCCGCGGCGCTGCAGGAGGACGTGGACGCGGTCGGCATGTCGATCATGTCGGGCGCGCACATGACGCTCTTCCCGGCCGTCACCGACCTGATGAAGCAGAAGCAGATGGACGACGTGGTCGTGTTCGGCGGCGGGATCATCCCGCAGGACGACGTCCCGCGCCTCAAGGAGCACGGCATCGCCGAGGTCTTCCTGCCCGGCACCGCGACCCAGGCGGTGGTGGACTGGATCCGCGCCCACGTGCATCCCCGAGCGGCGGCCGCCTAG
- a CDS encoding hydroxymethylglutaryl-CoA lyase: MAPHVTVYEVGPRDGLQNEPAVLPLEEKLELVAALAAAGLQRIEAGSFVSPRWIPQLADSDRLVESLPPSPELRYVALVPNAPGLARLRRALDQAGANGPAVDAAVFVSASETHNRKNVNKTIDETFAAFDEVVGPALAAGLRVRGYVSTAFGCPYEGPVDPGRVIALAQRLLALGCYQVSLGDTVGLGTPNQVRELLSRLLARTRPEQVALHMHDTRGCALANVLVGLEAGLATFDASIGGLGGCPYAPGASGNLATEDLVHMLLGMGYETGISWERLVDAGALAQRLVGRALPGKALQAELAARTAGRTRSDPLASR; encoded by the coding sequence ATGGCCCCGCACGTCACGGTCTACGAGGTCGGACCCCGCGACGGACTGCAGAACGAGCCGGCGGTCCTGCCGCTGGAGGAGAAGCTGGAGCTCGTGGCGGCGCTCGCCGCCGCCGGCCTGCAGCGCATCGAGGCCGGCAGCTTCGTCAGCCCGCGGTGGATCCCGCAGCTCGCCGACTCCGACCGGCTGGTGGAGAGCCTGCCGCCCTCGCCGGAGCTGCGCTACGTGGCGCTCGTCCCGAACGCGCCCGGGCTCGCCCGGCTGCGGCGCGCGCTCGACCAGGCCGGCGCGAACGGTCCCGCCGTGGACGCCGCGGTCTTCGTCTCGGCCTCCGAGACCCACAACCGGAAGAACGTCAACAAGACCATCGACGAGACCTTCGCGGCGTTCGACGAGGTCGTCGGCCCGGCGCTGGCGGCGGGGCTGCGCGTGCGCGGCTACGTGTCGACCGCGTTCGGCTGCCCCTACGAGGGGCCGGTCGATCCCGGCCGGGTGATCGCCCTCGCCCAGCGGCTGCTCGCCCTGGGCTGCTACCAGGTCTCGCTCGGCGACACCGTCGGCCTCGGGACGCCCAACCAGGTCCGGGAGCTGCTCTCGCGGCTGCTGGCCCGGACCCGCCCGGAGCAGGTCGCGCTCCACATGCACGACACCCGCGGCTGCGCGCTCGCCAACGTGCTCGTCGGGCTCGAGGCGGGGCTCGCGACCTTCGACGCCTCCATCGGCGGGCTCGGCGGCTGCCCCTACGCCCCCGGCGCCTCCGGCAACCTCGCGACCGAGGACCTCGTCCACATGCTCCTCGGGATGGGATACGAGACGGGGATCTCCTGGGAGCGGCTGGTGGACGCGGGCGCCCTGGCGCAGCGGCTCGTCGGCCGCGCCCTCCCCGGGAAGGCGCTCCAGGCGGAGCTTGCCGCGCGAACGGCTGGCCGGACGCGCTCCGACCCGTTAGCGTCGAGGTGA
- a CDS encoding enoyl-CoA hydratase-related protein: protein MDAWKVEDLGETELWTIDLEPRRNALSRAVLRGLAELGARAASRRELRAVVITGAGDRAFCAGADLKERASMSDEEVHAFHRELREGLRGLEQSPKVTIAAINGAALGGGLELALACDLRLCTPGAELGLPEVSLGIIPGGGACARLPRLVGLARAKELVLTGRRVAAAEALALGLVNRIAAPGRLREEALALAAEVARNAPISLRQAKRALDGGFHLPLEEALDLENRMYQDCLGTRDRVEALRAFAEKRRPRFTGE, encoded by the coding sequence ATGGACGCCTGGAAGGTCGAGGACCTCGGGGAGACCGAGCTCTGGACCATCGATCTCGAGCCGCGGCGCAACGCGCTCTCGCGCGCCGTGCTGCGCGGGCTCGCCGAGCTGGGCGCGCGGGCGGCGAGCCGGCGCGAGCTTCGGGCCGTCGTCATCACCGGCGCGGGCGACCGGGCCTTCTGCGCCGGCGCCGACCTGAAGGAGCGGGCCTCGATGTCCGACGAGGAGGTCCACGCCTTCCACCGCGAGCTGCGCGAGGGGCTGCGCGGGCTCGAGCAGTCGCCCAAGGTGACCATCGCCGCCATCAACGGCGCCGCCCTGGGCGGCGGGCTGGAACTCGCGCTCGCCTGCGACCTGCGGCTCTGCACCCCGGGCGCCGAGCTCGGCCTCCCGGAGGTGTCGCTCGGCATCATCCCGGGCGGCGGCGCCTGCGCGAGGCTGCCGCGGCTGGTCGGGCTGGCCCGCGCCAAGGAGCTCGTGCTGACCGGCCGGCGGGTCGCCGCCGCGGAGGCGCTGGCGCTCGGGCTCGTGAACCGGATCGCCGCGCCGGGGCGGCTGCGCGAGGAGGCGCTGGCGCTCGCCGCGGAGGTGGCGAGGAACGCCCCCATCTCGCTGCGCCAGGCGAAGCGCGCCCTCGACGGCGGGTTCCACCTGCCGCTCGAGGAGGCGCTCGACCTCGAGAACCGGATGTACCAGGACTGCCTCGGCACCCGCGACCGGGTGGAGGCGCTGCGCGCCTTCGCCGAGAAGCGCCGGCCGCGCTTCACGGGAGAGTGA
- a CDS encoding acyl-CoA carboxylase subunit beta: MADRPDGPDERLEAELARVRRGGAEKYHRKNAEQGKLFARDRLRLLLDEGSFVEDGALANALDPELPADGVVTGLGAIEGRPVCVMANDSTVKAGSWGKRTVEKILRVQEVAAAQRLPLFYLVDSAGARITDQLEMFPGRRGAGRIFHNEVHLSGVVPQICLLFGPSAAGGAYIPAFCDLVFVVEGNASMYLGSPRMAEMVIGEKVTLEELGGARMHCSVSGCADVLCQSEEEALREARRWFAFMPRSCRELPPLAPPKPPRRQERPIEDLIPADQNRPFDVLALIDALVDEGSFFEVKKLFAGELVTGLARIDGRPIGIVANQPRVKGGVLFVDSADKAARFIWLCDAFNLPLLYLADVPGFMIGTKVERAGIIRAGAKMISAVSEATVPRICVVVRKAYGAGLYAMDGPGFAPSCTLALPQAMIAVMGPEAAVNAVYFNKIQERPESERAAYVQALRDDYRKDIDIEKLASELVVDAVVPGSGLRDELSRRFRYYAEGYAPPAGRKRAVTPV, from the coding sequence ATGGCCGACCGGCCCGACGGACCCGACGAGCGGCTGGAGGCGGAGCTCGCGCGCGTCCGCCGCGGCGGCGCCGAGAAGTACCACCGCAAGAACGCGGAGCAGGGGAAGCTCTTCGCCCGCGATCGCCTGCGGCTCCTGCTCGACGAGGGCTCCTTCGTGGAGGACGGCGCGCTCGCGAACGCCCTCGACCCGGAGCTGCCGGCCGACGGCGTGGTGACCGGGCTGGGCGCCATCGAGGGGCGCCCGGTCTGCGTGATGGCCAACGACTCCACCGTGAAGGCCGGGAGCTGGGGCAAGCGGACGGTGGAGAAGATCCTGCGCGTCCAGGAGGTCGCGGCGGCGCAGCGGCTGCCGCTCTTCTACCTCGTGGACTCGGCGGGGGCGCGCATCACCGACCAGCTCGAGATGTTCCCCGGGCGGCGGGGCGCCGGGCGGATCTTCCACAACGAGGTGCACCTCTCCGGCGTGGTGCCGCAGATCTGCCTGCTCTTCGGCCCCTCCGCCGCGGGCGGCGCCTACATCCCCGCCTTCTGTGACCTCGTGTTCGTGGTGGAGGGGAACGCCTCCATGTACCTCGGCTCGCCGCGCATGGCCGAGATGGTCATCGGCGAGAAGGTGACCCTCGAGGAGCTGGGCGGGGCGCGGATGCACTGCTCCGTCTCGGGCTGCGCCGACGTGCTCTGCCAGAGCGAGGAGGAGGCGCTGCGGGAGGCGCGCCGCTGGTTCGCCTTCATGCCCCGGAGCTGCCGGGAGCTGCCGCCCCTCGCGCCGCCCAAGCCGCCGCGCCGGCAGGAGCGGCCCATCGAGGACCTCATCCCGGCCGACCAGAACCGGCCCTTCGACGTGCTCGCGCTCATCGATGCGCTCGTGGACGAGGGCTCCTTCTTCGAGGTGAAGAAGCTCTTCGCCGGCGAGCTCGTCACCGGGCTCGCCCGCATCGACGGCCGGCCGATCGGCATCGTCGCCAACCAGCCCAGGGTGAAGGGCGGCGTGCTCTTCGTGGACTCGGCCGACAAGGCGGCCCGCTTCATCTGGCTCTGCGACGCCTTCAACCTGCCGCTCCTCTACCTGGCCGACGTCCCCGGGTTCATGATCGGCACCAAGGTGGAGCGGGCGGGCATCATCCGGGCCGGCGCCAAGATGATCAGCGCCGTCTCCGAGGCCACCGTGCCGCGGATCTGCGTGGTGGTGCGCAAGGCGTACGGCGCCGGGCTCTACGCCATGGACGGCCCCGGCTTCGCGCCCTCCTGCACCCTCGCGCTGCCGCAGGCGATGATCGCGGTGATGGGGCCCGAGGCGGCGGTGAACGCCGTCTACTTCAACAAGATCCAGGAGCGGCCGGAGTCCGAGCGGGCCGCCTACGTGCAGGCGCTCCGCGACGACTACCGCAAGGACATCGACATCGAGAAGCTGGCGAGCGAGCTGGTGGTGGACGCGGTGGTGCCGGGGAGCGGGCTGCGCGACGAGCTGTCGCGGCGGTTCCGCTACTACGCCGAGGGCTACGCGCCGCCGGCGGGACGCAAGCGGGCGGTCACGCCCGTGTGA